A region of Gracilinanus agilis isolate LMUSP501 chromosome 3, AgileGrace, whole genome shotgun sequence DNA encodes the following proteins:
- the ALDH16A1 gene encoding aldehyde dehydrogenase family 16 member A1, with protein sequence MAAAAAAAAAAAGAGEAITGEAATGQSIGKSSVQSIFFSLDYGPAPESPSTALAWLETQGPNLGHFVNGKWLKPDGQGTITCRDPSSGEFLANCFQAKNEDVALAVDVAKRTFEEWSQLSGATRAQHLIRLADAIHKHQKLLWILESLTSGRVVREIRDGDIPLAHQLLQYYACWAQTQEQALSGWQPIGVAVIVLPPTFSFIEMMWRVSPALAVGCTVVVLGSPTSVTSLLVAQLSEESGLPPGVLNVVMGATSLETLLPSLSGIAKISFCGTVEEGKALRKALAGSSADLSLNLGAESLMVITDTADLDSAVEGVVDAVWSDRSSGGLWLLVQMSEWERTLWRLKARMGGLRQGRSLDWGMDMGSPGTSAWEKAQSYIQEAQNQGAQVFQVGNASQKSPFFPPTLVLGLAPASPCTQREVPWPVVVISPFRTAKEALAMINGTPRGGNASVWSERITLALDLAYGVRMGTVWINSHGLKDAVAPVGGCKETGSSWHGGPDGLYEYLWPAGLLPRPVVLPEAMDYNKFGLSAPPVLPSGPDTSPPSQTAPYGIFLGGRFQNPSSRSSRPILGSSGTVYAHVAEGGAKDIRTAVETAHQAAALWVSQAPGKRVSMLWALADALSQRSQVLAEQLTEVMGISITEAQTEVMLSIARLRAWGARVHAQGAGLHSAGHQGPFLRLREPLGVLAIICPEEWPLLAFVSLLSPALAHGNAVIIVPSGACPLPALQFCQDVASLLPPGLVNVVPGDRDHLTRCLALHQDVPALWYFGSSQGSQFVEWASAGNLKAIWVNGGQSRAWDQEPEGAGPELCLRAARTKTLWLSLGDI encoded by the exons atggcggcggcggcagcggcggcggcggcagcggcaggCGCGGGGGAGGCGATCACCGGGGAAGCGGCGACGGGGCAGTCGATTGGGAAGTCCAGCGTCCAGTCCATCTTCTTCTCCTTGGATTACGGGCCTGCGCCGGAGAGCCCTTCCACCGCGCTG GCCTGGCTGGAAACCCAGGGCCCAAATCTGGGCCACTTTGTGAACGGGAAATGGCTGAAACCTGACGGTCAAGGCACCATCACCTGTAGGGACCCATCCTCAG GCGAGTTCCTGGCCAATTGCTTCCAGGCCAAGAATGAGGATGTGGCTTTGGCTGTGGATGTGGCAAAGCGGACTTTTGAAGAGTGGAGCCAGCTTTCTGGGGCCACTCGTGCCCAGCACCTGATTAG GCTGGCAGATGCCATCCACAAGCACCAGAAGCTTCTGTGGATTCTTGAGTCACTCACATCAGGCCGAGTGGTGCGTGAGATCCGGGATGGGGACATCCCTCTGGCCCATCAGCTGCTGCAATACTATGCATGCTGGGCCCAGACTCAGGAGCAGGCTCTGTCGGGATGGCAGCCCATAG GAGTGGCCGTCATTGTCCTCCCGCCGACATTCTCCTTCATCGAGATGATGTGGAGGGTCAGCCCGGCTCTGGCCGTGG GGTGTACGGTGGTGGTCCTCGGCAGCCCAACCTCTGTGACCTCACTCCTTGTGGCCCAGCTGAGTGAAGAGTCCGGCCTGCCTCCGGGCGTCCTCAATGTGGTCATGGGGGCCACCTCCCTGGAAACCTTGCTCCCCTCGCTGTCTGGCATCGCCAAGATCTCCTTCTGTGGGACTGTGGAG GAAGGGAAGGCCCTGAGGAAGGCCCTGGCTGGGAGCAGCGCCGACCTGTCCCTGAACCTGGGCGCAGAGTCTCTGATGGTGATCACCGACACAGCAGACCTGGACTCGGCGGTGGAAGGGGTGGTGGATGCGGTCTGGTCTGACCGCAGCTCG GGTGGGCTGTGGCTGCTGGTGCAGATGTCCGAGTGGGAACGGACGCTGTGGAGACTTAAGGCCCGCATGGGCGGGCTGCGTCAGGGCCGGAGCCTGGACTGGGGCATGGACATGGGCAGCCCCGGGACCTCCGCCTGGGAGAAAGCCCAGAGCTACATTCAGGAAGCCCAGAACCAGGGAGCCCAG GTATTCCAGGTTGGAAATGCCTCCCAAAAGAGCCCTTTCTTTCCCCCAACGCTGGTCCTGGGTCTGGCCCCAGCAAGCCCGTGTACCCAGAGAGAG GTGCCGTGGCCCGTGGTTGTGATCTCTCCATTCCGCACGGCAAAGGAGGCGCTGGCTATGATCAACGGCACCCCTCGAGGGGGCAATGCCAGCGTGTGGAGTGAGCGGATCACCTTGGCCCTGGACCTGGCCTATGG GGTCCGAATGGGCACTGTATGGATCAACTCCCACGGACTAAAGGACGCGGTTGCCCCCGTGGGAGGCTGCAAGGAGACTGGGTCATCCTGGCACGGCGGCCCCGAC GGACTCTACGAGTATCTGTGGCCTGCTGGCCTCCTGCCCCGGCCCGTAGTGCTCCCAGAGGCCATGGACTACAACAAGTTTGGCCTGTCTGCACCACCCGTCCTGCCCTCTGGCCCCGACACCTCCCCTCCCAG CCAAACTGCCCCCTACGGGATCTTCTTGGGCGGCCGCTTCCAGAATCCCTCCAGCCGTAGCTCCAGGCCCATCCTGGGCTCCAGCGGGACCGTCTACGCACACGTTGCAGAGGGGGGCGCCAAGGATATCCGCACAGCTGTGGAAACCGCCCACCAGGCCGCGGCCCT CTGGGTTTCTCAGGCACCAGGGAAGCGGGTGTCAATGCTGTGGGCCCTGGCCGACGCTCTGTCCCAGAGGAGCCAGGTGCTGGCAGAACAACTGACGGAGGTGATGGGCATCAGCATCACAGAAGCCCAGACTGAAGTGATGCTGAGCATTGCCCGGCTACGGGCTTGGGGAGCCCGGGTCCATGCCCAAGGAGCCGGCCTGCAC AGTGCCGGGCACCAAGGCCCTTTTCTGCGCCTCCGAGAGCCCCTGGGAGTGCTGGCCATCATCTGCCCAGAGGAGTGGCCCCTGCTCGCCTTCGTGTCCCTCCTCTCCCCGGCCTTGGCCCACGGCAATGCAGTTATAATAGTGCCCAGTGGGGCCTGTCCACTGCCTGCCCTCCAGTTCTGCCAG GATGTGGCCTCCCTGCTCCCCCCAGGGCTGGTGAACGTGGTGCCAGGGGACCGAGACCACCTCACCCGCTGCCTGGCCCTTCATCAGGATGTGCCCGCCCTCTGGTATTTCGGCTCTTCCCAG GGTTCCCAGTTTGTGGAATGGGCTTCGGCTGGGAACCTAAAGGCAATATGGGTGAACGGGGGTCAGAGCCGAGCATGGGATCAAGAGCCAGAGGGGGCCGGACCCGAGTTGTGCCTTCGGGCAGCCCGGACTAAGACTCTGTGGCTGTCTTTGGGAGAcatctga
- the NUCB1 gene encoding nucleobindin-1 codes for MLLWGLWAALLLLLLPPPAQVAPLDRTEPRKDEAPPSLPETPDTGLYYHRYLQEVIQVLETDGHFRERLQAANAEDIKSGKLSRELDFVSHHIRTKLDELKRQEVSRLRMLLKAKMDASQEPEVQVDHLTLLKQFEHLDPQNQHTFEARDLELLIQTATRDLAQYDAAHHEEFKRYEMLKEHERRRYLDSLGQEQRLAEERRLEEQRQRHRQHPRLNVPGSEAQLKEVWEETDGLDPTEFNPKTFFRLHDTNSDGVLDEQELEALFTKELEKVYDPKNEDDDMREMEEERLRMREHVMKTVDTNQDRLVTLEEFLLSTQRKDFEEAAPKGWETLEEHPAYTEEELRRFEAELAAREAELAAQAQRLSQESQALDHSQGLLEAQKKELQQAVLNMEQRKQQLSPDPPAPGPDGQLLFQPQTETGAHAEAAVEKEAPAPGPDSPTPDSQP; via the exons ATGCTGCTTTGGGGCCTGTGGGCTGctttgctgctgcttctgctgcccCCGCCTGCCCAAGTAGCTCCCCTGGACCGGACGGAGCCCAGGAAAGATGAGGCACCACCATCACTTCCAGAGACCCCG GACACGGGCCTCTATTACCATCGCTACCTTCAGGAGGTGATCCAGGTCCTGGAGACAGACGGGCATTTCCGGGAGCGGCTGCAGGCGGCCAACGCCGAGGACATCAAG AGCGGGAAGCTGAGTCGTGAGCTTGACTTTGTCAGCCACCACATTCGGACCAAGCTGGACGAGCTCAAGCGGCAGGAGGTATCCCGCCTGCGGATGCTGCTCAAGGCCAAGATGGACGCTTCCCAGGAGCCAG AGGTGCAAGTGGACCACCTAACCCTGCTGAAGCAGTTTGAGCACCTGGACCCTCAGAACCAGCACACGTTTGAGGCCCGAGACCTGGAGCTGCTGATCCAGACG GCCACGCGGGACCTGGCTCAATACGATGCAGCCCACCACGAAGAATTCAAACGTTACGAGATGCTGAAGGAGCACGAGCGGCGGCGCTACCTGGACTCCCTGGGGCAGGAGCAGCGGCTAGCAGAAGAGCGGAGGCTGGAGGAGCAGAGGCAAAGGCACCGGCAGCACCCCAGGCTCAATGTGCCA GGCAGCGAGGCCCAGCTGAAGGAGGTGTGGGAGGAGACGGACGGGTTGGATCCCACCGAATTCAACCCTAAGACCTTCTTCAGGCTGCACG ACACGAACAGTGATGGCGTCCTGGACGAGCAGGAGCTGGAGGCCCTCTTTACCAAGGAG CTGGAGAAGGTGTACGACCCCAAGAACGAGGACGACGACATGCGGGAGATGGAGGAAGAGCGGCTGCGGATGCGGGAGCACGTGATGAAGACG GTGGACACAAACCAGGACCGTCTGGTCACCCTTGAGGAGTTCCTGCTCTCCACACAGAGGAAGGATTTTGAAGAAGCCGCGCCAAAGGGCTGGGAG ACCCTGGAGGAGCACCCGGCTTACACCGAGGAGGAACTGCGGCGCTTCGAGGCAGAACTGGCGGCGAGGGAGGCTGAGCTGGCGGCCCAGGCCCAGCGGCTGAGCCAGGAGAGCCAGGCCCTGGACCACTCTCAGGGGCTGCTGGAAGCCCAGAAGAAGGAGCTGCAGCAG GCTGTCCTCAACATGGAGCAGAGGAAGCAGCAGCTGTCCCCAGACCCGCCAGCGCCTGGCCCTGATGGACAGCTCCTCTTCCAGCCCCAGACAG AGACGGGAGCCCACGCAGAGGCAGCCGTGGAAAAGGAGGCGCCGGCCCCAGGCCCGGACTCCCCCACACCCGATTCCCAGCCGTAG
- the TULP2 gene encoding tubby-related protein 2, translated as MSQDSDMWRKDSSLGDELAAVRQQKLEQQRRLFEKKQRRKRQEPLMVQANPDASLRPRRPRRREERGPGESGPGNPFLLENVPEAHLRAGIRSIQSNVNCGGDCGSERTLRQIPAGADSSDPELEEVSVEDSPVSPPPSKELPGTRRRGWPARQRQGRMDSLREGRSAKTPVHTAEKEKAVTPEEEREGQNPEVASLSYWAELESPTESQTADEELREPSLGGSQGSQNDLTEKSRPSRPGPTLPPPPLPPEEEEEEEEAEVADGEESRSYEASDSGIERSLPRGRDHGDSVSSKDEEEDEEEGAATLALESPEGPRARTGAGDTGRAPRSPPRAPAPRPDEDMEAYVLRPASRGRTVQCRISRDKRGVDKGIFPFYYLYLETVDGRKHFLLAGRKRKRSKTSNYLISLDPTDLSRDGDNFVGKVRSNVLGTKFTIFDNGVNPERKTFMPESTRIREELGAVCYVRAEETNVLGFRGPRKMTVIIPGIDSQNQRLKVQPQNEQDSLLSRLQRGASQGLVLLQNKAPSWSDESGAYVLNFHGRVTRASVKNFQIVHPDDPDYLVLQFGRVSPDTFTMDFRFPLCPLQAFAICLSSFDGKLACE; from the exons ATGTCTCAGGACAGTGACATGTGGAGGAAGGATTC GAGTCTGGGTGATGAGCTGGCAGCTGTGAGGCAGCAGAAGCTGGAGCAGCAG AGGCGCCTGTTTGAGAAGAAGCAGCGGCGCAAGCGCCAGGAGCCACTGATGGTCCAGGCCAACCCCGATGCTTCCCTGCGGCCTCGGCGACCCCGGCGGCGGGAGGAGCGCGGCCCTGGGGAGAGTG GTCCCGGGAACCCCTTTCTCTTGGAGAACGTGCCGGAGGCACACCTACGGGCGGGCATCCGCAGCATCCAGAGCAATGTTAATTGCGGCGGTGACTGTGGCAGCGAACGCACCCTTCGCCAGATCCCAGCTGGGGCTG ACAGCTCGGACCCAGAACTGGAGGAGGTCTCAGTGGAGGACAGCCCGGTCTCCCCACCTCCCAGCAAGGAGCTGCCTGGGACTCGGCGCCGGGGATGGCCGGCTCGGCAGCGGCAAG GGAGAATGGACAGTCTGCGGGAAGGCAGGTCCGCGAAGACTCCGGTGCACacagcagagaaagagaaggcgGTGACGCCAGAGGAGGAGCGGGAAG GCCAGAACCCCGAAGTCGCCTCTCTGTCTTACTGGGCAGAGCTCGAAAGCCCCACAGAGTCCCAGACCGCGGACGAGGAACTAAGAGAGCCTAGCCTGGGCGGTAGCCAAGGATCCCAGAACGATTTGACGGAGAAAAGTAGGCCTTCGAGGCCAG GACCGACACTGCCGCCGCCACCGTTGCccccagaggaggaggaggaggaagaggaggcagagGTGGCGGACGGTGAGGAGAGCAGGAGCTACGAGGCTTCAGATTCGGGAATAGAACGCAGCTTGCCGCGGGGCCGGGACCACGGAGACTCAGTGTCCAGCAAG GatgaggaggaggacgaggaggaggggGCTGCGACCTTGGCGCTGGAGTCTCCCGAGGGCCCTAGGGCCAGGACTGGAGCCGGGGACACGGGAAGAGCGCCGCGCTCCCCGCCCCGCGCCCCTGCCCCGCGGCCCGACGAGGACATGGAAGCATACGTGCTGCGGCCGGCTTCTCGCGGCCGGACCGTGCAGTGCAGGATTAGCCGAGACAAGCGGGGTGTGGACAAGGGCATCTTTCCCTTCTACTACCTCTACCTGGAGACGGTAGACGGCAGGAAG CATTTCCTCCTGGCTGGGCGCAAGAGGAAGAGGAGCAAAACCTCCAACTACCTCATTTCCCTGGACCCCACGGACCTGTCCCGAGATGGGGACAACTTTGTGGGCAAAGTCAG GTCTAATGTCCTGGGCACAAAATTCACCATCTTCGACAACGGGGTGAACCCAGAGCGGAAAACCTTCATGCCGGAGTCTACCCGGATCCGGGAAGAGCTGGGGGCTGTGTGCTATGTGAGAGCTGAG GAAACCAACGTGCTGGGCTTCAGGGGCCCACGGAAGATGACGGTCATCATCCCAGGCATTGACTCCCAGAACCAGAGGCTGAAAGTCCAGCCCCAGAAT GAGCAGGACTCCCTTCTGAGCCGCCTGCAGAGAGGGGCCAGCCAAGGCCTGGTCCTTCTACAGAACAAGGCCCCGTCCTGGAGTGACGAGAGTGGTGCCTACGTCCTCAACTTCCACGGGCGGGTGACTCGGGCCTCTGTCAAAAACTTCCAGATTGTGCATCCAGATGACC ctgACTACTTGGTGCTACAGTTCGGCCGCGTGTCTCCGGACACGTTCACCATGGATTTCCGATTTCCCCTCTGCCCCCTCCAAGCCTTCGCCATCTGCCTGTCCAGCTTCGATGGGAAGCTGGCGTGTGAGTGA
- the PIH1D1 gene encoding PIH1 domain-containing protein 1: MTMASGSGPGPGRDSSLLAAELREEARAEAEEENRGLCEKMLLQAMQKILNAKSPMPDSQQIQPKPGFCVKTRSPEGKVFINVCQSDSIPAPADLSEQELLCVLEGDQAAFRIPMSLGEPHAELDRGGNGCTAYDVAINSDFYKKLRSNDFFLEFFVMVAMEGLEDKYGTQLNREWRLLKYRPFLGSISQQNIRTQSQSRPPTIQELGDGTEDLPLRLWLEAPDLLLAEVVLPKVTSARELSLQLGGDRLILGAPGAPYHMDIFVPHDIDQEQCRAAFNQKSKTLMISMPLQTACS, translated from the exons ATGACCATGGCTTCAGGctcaggcccaggcccaggccgGGACAGCTCCTTGCTGGCTGCAGAGCTGAGGGAGGAGGCCCGGGCAGAGGCTGAGGAGGAGAACAGGGGCCTGTGTGAGAAGATGCTGCTGCAG GCCATGCAGAAGATCCTGAATGCCAAGTCACCCATGCCTGACTCCCAGCAGATCCAGCCCAAGCCTG GTTTCTGTGTCAAGACTCGCTCCCCAGAAGGAAAGGTTTTCATCAATGTCTGTCAATCAGACTCCATCCCAGCCCCAGCTGATCTCAGTGAGCAGGAGCTGCTGTGCGTGCTCGAGGGAGACCAGGCTGCCTTCCGAATCCCCATGAGCCTAGGAGAGCCCCATGCAGAACTGGACCGAG GAGGGAACGGCTGCACGGCCTATGACGTCGCCATCAACAGTGACTTCTATAAGAAGCTGCGG AGTAATGACTTCTTCTTGGAGTTTTTTGTCATGGTGGCAATGGAGGGCTTAGAGGACAAATATGGGACTCAGCTCAACAGAG AGTGGCGCCTGCTAAAGTACCGGCCCTTCCTGGGTTCCATCTCCCAGCAGAACATCCGAACCCAGAGCCAGTCACGCCCCCCGACTATCCAGGAACTTGGAGATGG CACTGAAGATCTCCCTCTGAGGCTCTGGCTAGAGGCCCCAGACCTGCTCCTGGCTGAGGTGGTCCTGCCCAAGGTG ACCTCTGCCCGGGAGCTCTCACTTCAGCTGGGGGGGGATCGACTGATTTTGGGGGCACCAGGAGCTCCCTATCACATGGACATCTTTGTCCCCCATGACATTGACCAGGAACAGTGCCGAGCTGCCTTCAACCAGAAGAGCAAG acCCTGATGATCTCCATGCCCCTGCAGACAGCCTGCTCCTAA